A region of Saimiri boliviensis isolate mSaiBol1 chromosome 8, mSaiBol1.pri, whole genome shotgun sequence DNA encodes the following proteins:
- the LRTM1 gene encoding leucine-rich repeat and transmembrane domain-containing protein 1: MPFYSIICNEEKYCGSSTTPHKGGSSQTGSYPTFFVFVVGELLLFSSVIVLLQVACSCPDKCRCHSPTNFVDCSRQGLAEIPSHLPPQTRMLHLEDNQIHRLPAFAFRSVPWLMTLNLSNNSLSNLAPAAFHGLQHLQVLTLTQNSLLSLESRLFHSLPQLRELDLSSNNISHLPTSLGKTWENLTILAVQQNQLQQLDRALLESMPNVRLLFLKDNLWNCNCHLLGLKLWLEKFIYKGGITDGIICGSPDIWKGKDLLRIPYELYQPCPLPAPHPVFSQAQWQGSAHGVVLRPENHNSGEQDLSECELKPKPRPANLRHAIATVIITGVVCGIVCLMMLAAAIYGCTYAAITATYHGGPLAQTNEPGKAEAKEQFDSSPA, from the exons ATGCCGTTTTATAGCATCATttgcaatgaagaaaaatactgcGGCAGCTCAACTACCCCTCATAAGGGTGGG TCCTCACAAACTGGTTCCTATCCCACTTTCTTTGTGTTTGTTGTAGGTGAACTGCTCCTGTTTTCCAGCGTGATTGTCCTGCTCCAGGTGGCATGCAGCTGCCCGGACAAGTGCCGCTGTCACTCACCTACAAACTTTGTAGACTGCAGCCGGCAGGGTCTGGCTGAAATCCCTTCCCATTTACCTCCTCAGACTCGAATGCTGCACTTAGAAGATAATCAGATACACCGTCTTCCTGCTTTTGCATTTAGGTCGGTGCCATGGCTCATGACCTTAAACTTGTCCAACAATTCCCTTTCAAATCTGGCCCCTGCAGCTTTCCATGGGCTTCAGCACTTGCAAGTTTTAACCCTAACCCAGAATTCCCTCCTTTCCCTGGAAAGCAGACTTTTCCATTCCCTCCCTCAGCTGAGGGAACTTGATTTGTCATCTAACAACATAAGCCACCTTCCCACATCCCTGGGCAAGACTTGGGAGAACCTAACTATCCTTGCAGTTCAACAAAACCAGCTTCAACAGCTTGATCGAGCGCTCCTGGAATCCATGCCCAACGTGAGGCTTTTATTTCTCAAGGACAACCTCTGGAACTGCAATTGCCACTTGCTTGGTCTTAAACTTTGGCTGGAGAAATTTATCTATAAAG ggggAATAACAGATGGCATCATCTGTGGATCACCAGACATCTGGAAGGGAAAGGACCTCCTTAGGATCCCTTATGAGCTGTaccagccctgccctcttcctgCTCCTCATCCAGTGTTCTCACAGGCTCAGTGGCAGGGCTCTGCCCATGGGGTGGtcctgaggcctgagaatcacaACTCGGGGGAGCAAGACCTCTCGGAGTGCGAGCTCAAACCGAAGCCAAGGCCGGCCAACCTGCGTCATGCCATTGCCACCGTCATCATCACTGGGGTTGTATGTGGGATCGTGTGTCTCATGATGTTGGCAGCTGCCATCTACGGCTGCACCTATGCAGCAATCACAGCCACGTACCATGGGGGACCCTTGGCTCAAACCAATGAACCTGGGAAGGCAGAAGCAAAAGAGCAATTTGACAGCTCACCAGCGTGA